From the Ciconia boyciana chromosome 24, ASM3463844v1, whole genome shotgun sequence genome, one window contains:
- the TIMM13 gene encoding mitochondrial import inner membrane translocase subunit Tim13 produces the protein MEGGFGSDFGSDFGSGGGGGGKLDPGLIMEQVKVQIAVANAQELLQRMTDKCFRKCIGKPGGALDNSEQKCIAMCMDRYMDAWNTVSRAYNSRLQRERANM, from the exons ATGGAGGGCGGCTTCGGCTCCGACTTCGGCTCCGACTTCGGCTCCGGGGGCGGCGGTGGGGGGAAGCTGGACCCGGGGCTCATCATGGAGCAGGTGAAGGTGCAGATCGCCGTGGCCAACGCACAGGAGCTCTTGCAG CGCATGACGGACAAGTGCTTTCGGAAGTGCATCGGGAAGCCCGGCGGCGCGCTGGACAACTCGGAGCAG AAGTGCATCGCCATGTGCATGGACCGGTACATGGACGCCTGGAACACGGTTTCCCGAGCCTACAACTCTCGGCTGCAGCGGGAGAGAGCCAACATGTGA